The following are encoded together in the Tursiops truncatus isolate mTurTru1 chromosome 10, mTurTru1.mat.Y, whole genome shotgun sequence genome:
- the DNASE1L3 gene encoding deoxyribonuclease gamma, with translation MSLLLATLLLLLSTHSVLALRICSFNVRSFGKSKKANCNAMDVIVKVIKRCDIILLMEIKDSNNIICPTLLERLNGNSRRGETYNYVISSRLGRNTYKEQYAFLYKEKLVSVKASYLYHDYQAGDADVFSREPFVVWFQSPHTAVKDFVIVPLHTTPETSVKEIDELADVYTDVKRRWKAENFIFMGDFNAGCSYVPRKAWKDIRLRTDPKFIWLIGDQEDTTIKKSTNCAYDRIVLRGQEIVTSVVPQSNSIFDFQKAYGLTEEKALDVSDHFPVEFKLQSSRAFTNSKESVSPKKKKKTSHA, from the exons ATGTCTCTGCTGCTGGCCACCCTGCTGCTCCTCCTCTCCACCCACAGCGTCCTGGCCCTGAGGATCTGCTCCTTTAATGTGAGGTCCTTTGGGAAATCCAAGAAGGCAAACTGTAATGCCATGGATGTCATTGTGAAG GTCATCAAACGCTGTGACATCATACTCCTGATGGAAATCAAGGACAGCAACAACATAATCTGTCCCACACTGCTGGAGAGACTGAACGG AAACTCAAGAAGAGGCGAAACATATAACTATGTGATTAGCTCTCGTCTTGGAAGAAACACATACAAAGAACAGTATGCCTTTCTCTATAA ggaAAAGCTAGTGTCTGTGAAAGCAAGCTACCTCTACCATGACTACCAGGCTGGCGATGCAGATGTATTTTCCAGGGAACCCTTTGTGGTCTGGTTCCAGTCACCCCACACTG ctGTCAAGGACTTCGTGATTGTTCCCCTGCACACCACCCCTGAGACATCCGTTAAAGAGATTGACGAGCTGGCTGATGTCTATACGGATGTGAAACGTCGCTGGAAGGCGGAG AATTTCATTTTCATGGGTGACTTCAATGCCGGCTGCAGCTACGTCCCCAGGAAGGCCTGGAAGGACATCCGCCTGAGGACCGACCCCAAGTTCATTTGGCTGATCGGGGACCAAGAGGATACCACGATCAAGAAGAGCACAAACTGTGCCTATGACAG GATCGTGCTTAGAGGACAAGAGATCGTCACCTCTGTTGTTCCTCAATCAAACAGCATCTTTGACTTCCAGAAAGCTTACGGGTTGACTGAAGAGAAG GCCCTGGATGTCAGCGACCACTTTCCAGTTGAATTTAAACTTCAGTCTTCAAGGGCCTTCACCAACAGCAAAGAATCtgtctctccaaagaagaaaaaaaagaccagtcATGCCTAG